The following are encoded in a window of Gavia stellata isolate bGavSte3 chromosome 17, bGavSte3.hap2, whole genome shotgun sequence genomic DNA:
- the CAPRIN1 gene encoding caprin-1 isoform X2: MKQILGVIDKKLRNLEKKKSKLDDYQERMNKGERLNQDQLDAVSKYQEVTNNLEFAKELQRSFMALSQDIQKTIKKTARREQLMREEAEQKRLKTVLELQFILDKLGDDEVRNDLKQGSNGVPVLTEEELTMLDEFYKLVYPERDMSMRLNEQYEQASVHLWDLLEGKEKPVCGTTYKALKEIVERILQTSYFDSTHNHQNGLCEEEEAAPAPAVEDTVAEAEPDPAEEFTEPTEVESTEYVNRQFMAETQFSSSEKEQVDEWTVETVEVVNSLQQQTQATSPPVPEPHTLSTVAQADPLVRRQRVQDLMAQMQGPYNFMQDSMLEFENQTLDPAIVSAQPMNPTQNLDMPQMVCPPVHAESRLAQPNQVPVQPEATQASMSLNADQTPSSSSLPTASQPQVFQAGSSKPLHSSGINVNAAPFQSMQTVFNMNAPVPPVNEPETLKQQNQYQASYNQSFSNQPHQVEQSDLQQEQLQTVVGTYHGSPDQTHQVAGNHQQPPQQNTGFPRNSQPYYNSRGVSRGGSRGARGLMNGYRGPANGFRGGYDGYRPSFSNTPNSGYTQPQFNAPRDYSNYQRDGYQQNFKRGSGQSGPRGAPRGRGGPPRPNRGMPQMNAQQVN, from the exons gatgcAGTGTCAAAATACCAGGAAGTGACAAATAATCTGGAATTTGCTAAAGAACTGCAGAGGAGTTTTATGGCTCTGAGCCAAGAC ATccagaaaacaataaaaaagacagCTCGCAGGGAACAACTGATGCGAGAAGAAGCTGAGCAGAAGCGTTTAAAGACTGTACTAGAGCTACAGTTTATTTTGGACAAGTTGGGTGATGATGAAGTGCGCAACGACTTGAAACAAGGCTCAAATGGAGTGCCAGTACTGACAGAGGAGGAACTGACAATGCTGGATGAGTTTTACAAGCTAGTTTACCCTGAACGGGACATGAGCATGAG gtTGAATGAGCAGTATGAGCAAGCATCTGTTCACCTGTGGGACTTactggaagggaaggaaaaaccaGTTTGTGGAACAACGT ATAAAGCGCTAAAGGAGATTGTTGAACGTATTCTTCAAACTAGTTACTTTGATAGCACCCATAACCATCAGAACGGGTTAtgtgaggaagaagaggcagcaCCCGCACCTGCAGTAGAAGACACTGTAGCAGAAGCTG aacCTGATCCAGCAGAAGAATTTACTGAACCAACTGAAGTGGAATCAACTGAG tatgtAAACAGACAATTCATGGCAGAGACTCAGTTCAGCAGTAGTGAGAAGGAACAGGTAGATGAGTGGACAGTTGAAACGGTTGAG GTTGTAAATTCGCTGCAGCAACAGACACAAGCTACATCTCCTCCAGTTCCTGAACCTCATACGCTCTCTACAGTGGCTCAAGCAGATCCTCTTGTTAGAAGACAGCGAGTACAGGACCTTATGGCGCAGATGCAGGGCCCATATAACTTCATGCAG gactCTATGCTGGAGTTCGAGAACCAAACACTTGATCCTGCCATTGTATCTGCACAGCCCATGAATCCAACACAGAATTTGGACATGCCACAAATGGTTTGCCCTCCAG ttcatgCTGAGTCAAGACTTGCCCAGCCTAATCAAGTTCCTGTGCAACCAGAAGCTACACAG GCTTCAATGTCACTGAATGCAGACCAGACCCCATCGTCATCATCACTTCCCACTGCATCTCAGCCACAGGTGTTCCAGGCTGGATCTAGCAAACCTTTGCATAGCAGCGGAATCAATGTTAATGCAGCTCCATTCCAGTCCATGCAAACA GTATTCAACATGAATGCACCTGTTCCTCCTGTTAACGAGCCAGAAACCCTTAAGCAGCAAAATCAGTACCAGGCCAGTTACAACCAGAGTTTCTCTAATCAGCCTCACCAAGTAGAACAATCAGATCTTCAGCAAGAACAACTCCAGACAG TGGTTGGTACTTACCATGGTTCCCCGGACCAGACTCATCAAGTGGCAGGTAACCACCAGCAACCTCCCCAACAGAATACTGGATTTCCACGTAACAGTCAGCCTTACTACAACAGTCGAGGAGTGTCTCGTGGTGGATCACGTGGGGCTCGTGGCTTAATGAATGGTTACAGGGGACCGGCAAATGGATTTAGAG GAGGATATGATGGCTACCGTCCTTCCTTTTCCAACACTCCAAACAGTGGTTACACGCAGCCCCAATTTAATGCTCCTCGGGATTATTCAAACTACCAGCGG GATGGATATCAACAGAATTTCAAACGTGGCTCTGGACAAAGTGGACCTCGGGGAGCTCCTAGAG GTCGTGGAGGGCCCCCAAGACCAAACAGAGGGATGCCTCAAATGAATGCTCAGCAAGTGAATTAA